From the genome of Candidatus Omnitrophota bacterium:
TACAGCGAGATAGAGAAGAGGGGGCTGCGCCTGATGGTCGCCCGCGCCGACTGCACCTATCTTTCGCCGGCGCGCTACGACGATATGGTCACGGTATCTTCATGGATACCCGAGATCAGGAATTCAAGTCTCACATTTGAATATAAGATATCGGTAGGGGACAGGCCGGTCGCTACCGGCAAGTCCGTGCACGTATTCACCGATCCGTCCGCAAAACCCGTCAGGATACCTAAGGACCTCAAGGATATACTCGGGCGGGACCCAGGCGCCGGCAAGGGCGTCACTTCCTGAGGCT
Proteins encoded in this window:
- a CDS encoding thioesterase family protein, whose product is MRHHETEIRVRYKETDQMGVVYYSNYFVWFEVARTEYLRAMGLAYSEIEKRGLRLMVARADCTYLSPARYDDMVTVSSWIPEIRNSSLTFEYKISVGDRPVATGKSVHVFTDPSAKPVRIPKDLKDILGRDPGAGKGVTS